From a single Ciconia boyciana chromosome 6, ASM3463844v1, whole genome shotgun sequence genomic region:
- the DISP2 gene encoding protein dispatched homolog 2: protein MEAAPGSPRREQRPEGTRRGRGTASPREKQNAGPCQTCLAMPEIGNTEPSYSGTSWERICPVHHCPIPASPRLGGDHLPSSSHTLGPISSQSNGQVPSSSQDSQQHHLYYPCNQQEPRGSYGLPPLPGHGERPMLCSHLSSGDPTPTSHHEASETPWKQWSPGQQRPVQHHIVTVRHDKAFRMPKSYSQMIAEWPIAVLVLCSVTAVVCTLAGLLVGNLPDFSEPLMGFEPRDTDIGRKLVVWRNVESHTGYKKTFSLSPYAEKKSYDDIGISRGQKAAQGEQEARTRRMVEQIYGADGFFCGPPEKSYSQLVFMSTTAGSLWNLQAIQSMCQIEQEKIRSHVHFRDLCQRTEANECCPSWSLGNYIAVLYNRSSCLDITQGDISHTLALLRACAPDYHKGILTPSCIGPETVRQKHSQCAKVPEKCTRFNAIYQLLHFLVDRDFLSPQTMEYQVPSLKYSLLFLPTRKGASMMGIYLDNLESWDLFDNYTSITGMDLGLKQKLFQHYLLLDTKYPVLAILAIFLSISFYLRSVFITLMVLLTVVSSLLISYFLYKVAFRFTYFPFVNLTAVVILSSICANHTFVFFDLWNLSKNQNPSAGLSQWVSQTMHHFAYLMLASCFTTGAAFYASYISNIIAIRCFAIYMGTSVLVNLVFMMTWLPSSAVLYERYIATTCIYKPEDYWNNTGHKRVTLSLHYVLRGLQNTLSETSKLLFEKLLPCGVIKFRYIWICWFAALAIGGAYISCSNPKLKLPTLESSSVQVFRLSHPFERYDSEYCHQFMFERLEHGEGQRMPVTIVWGILPVDNGDHFNPKSNGTLVPDVTFTIQNPDAQKWLLEFCQKVKNKTFYYPDTEQKSTVCFMEEFLRWMDSRQCSQRDHSFNLCCNQFSFPYGSEVFLHCIKMMLLEQGREEAETYDLGLRFDGEGNLAALVLQFQTIYHYSFNYSKAKQFYEEINLWVTEEMKTAPMGLQNGWFTSKLELYNLQHSLSTETMVVMGLSIAISFVVLLLTTWNVLLSVFSVTAIAGTVLVTVGLLVLLEWQLNAVESLFISAAVGLSVDFTVNYCISYHLCPHSDRLSRVAFSLKQMSCATAMAASALFSAGVIMLPATVLAYRKLGIFIMMIKCISCGFASFFFQSLCCFFGPEKNCGQILWPCAHTMKDYSDDSGLNGSFACAGSEKQNRLRKVQESNTANEQYELQPLSRKLSDSFDNSTSTSKLSNRPSVLSEDTQVEDNRCARIGMHPSLERERQNLQETLGDQQVGLCQCPALQTSSPYKHSSSGAEIHRERLCRDCRCRKYGPKAWDASGLDHIQPAGMKEDGQLNKSQCSSDTAQQQSDYTSDSSHLPAADIYKIHRCLCSLGSSFDMLNISSETSISDFEQGLKLAESASSCPDGLELSDSYSQTERGYLNGKRETLRLDLRETVFDISPAPSQQNSSSWKNRFGLGSEGPVVLPNSQPDMPDVWIKRSSTQSSGYNS, encoded by the exons atGGAGGCCGCGCCGGGCTCGCCGCGCCGGGAGCAGCGGCCCGAGGGGACGCGCCGCGGCCGCGGCACCGCCTCGCCCAG agaaaaacaaaatgcaggaCCTTGCCAGACCTGTCTCGCCATGCCAGAGATCGGGAACACCGAGCCCAGCTACAGTGGCACTTCCTGGGAAAGAATCTGCCCGGTCCATCACTGCCCTATTCCTGCAtcccccaggctggggggagACCACCTGCCCTCCTCCAGCCACACGCTTGGGCCAATCTCCAGCCAGTCCAACGGCCAGGTGCCATCCAGCTCCCAGGACTCACAGCAGCATCACCTGTATTACCCCTGCAACCAGCAGGAGCCCCGAGGCAGCTACGGCCTGCCCCCTCTCCCTGGGCACGGCGAGAGGCCCATGTTGTGTTCCCACCTTTCCAGTGGTGATCCCACCCCAACTTCCCACCACGAGGCCTCGGAAACCCCCTGGAAACAGTGGTCCCCCGGGCAGCAACGGCCGGTGCAGCATCACATTGTAACAGTCAG acATGACAAAGCTTTCAGGATGCCAAAAAG TTATTCTCAAATGATCGCGGAGTGGCCCATAGCTGTCCTGGTGCTTTGTTCAGTGACGGCTGTGGTTTGCACTTTAGCTGGCCTGCTTGTTGGAAATTTGCCTGACTTTTCAGAACCCTTAATG GGTTTCGAGCCACGAGATACTGACATTGGCAGAAAGCTCGTTGTGTGGAGGAATGTAGAGAGCCATACGGGCTACAAGAAgaccttttccctttctccctaTGCCGAGAAGAAAAG CTATGATGACATTGGCATTAGCAGAGGACAGAAGGCTGCTCAGGGAGAACAAGAAGCGAGGACACGGAGAATGGTGGAACAAATCTACGGAGCGGATGGTTTCTTTTGTGGTCCCCCAG aaaagagctATTCCCAGCTGGTATTTATGTCCACAACTGCTGGGAGCTTATGGAACTTGCAAGCTATTCAGTCCATGTGTCAAATTGAACAAGAGAAG ATACGCTCACATGTTCATTTTAGAGACCTCTGCCAACGTACTGAAGCCAACGAATGCTGCCCAAGCTGGTCTCTGGGGAACTACATTGCTGTCCTGTATAACAGGTCTTCATGTTTGGACATAACCCAAGGAGACATCTCCCATACCCTGGCTCTCCTTCGTGCCTGTGCTCCAGACTACCACAAAGGTATCCTCACTCCGTCTTGCATAGGTCCTGAGACTGTGAGACAGAAACACTCTCAGTGTGCCAAAGTCCCAGAAAAATGTACCCGCTTCAACGCCATTTACCAGCTTCTTCACTTCTTGGTCGACAGAGACTTTCTTAGTCCCCAGACGATGGAGTACCAAGTGCCATCCCTCAAATACAGCCTGCTGTTTTTGCCTACAAGGAAAGGTGCATCTATGATGGGGATCTACTTAGACAATCTTGAATCGTGGGATCTGTTTGATAACTACACATCTATCACTGGAATGGACCTGGGCCTTAAACAGAAACTATTCCAGCACTATCTTTTACTGGATACTAAGTATCCAGTCCTGGCAATATTAGCTATTTTTctaagcatttctttttatttacgCTCAGTCTTTATTACCTTGATGGTCCTGCTCACTGTTGTCAGTTCTTTACTGATCTCCTACTTCTTGTACAAGGTGGCCTTCAGATTCACCTATTTCCCTTTTGTAAACCTGACAGCAGTCGTCATTCTCAGCAGCATTTGTGCCAACCACACCTTTGTCTTCTTTGACCTCTGGAACCTCAGCAAGAACCAGAATCCTTCTGCTGGGCTTTCTCAGTGGGTGAGTCAAACCATGCACCATTTTGCATATCTCATGCTGGCATCTTGCTTCACAACAGGCGCTGCCTTCTATGCCAGCTACATTAGCAATATAATAGCCATCCGCTGCTTTGCTATTTACATGGGCACCTCCGTGCTGGTGAATCTGGTATTCATGATGACTTGGCTTCCTTCTTCGGCTGTGCTGTATGAGCGCTACATAGCAACGACCTGCATTTACAAGCCAGAAGACTACTGGAACAACACCGGCCATAAGAGGGTCACTCTCTCCCTCCATTACGTTCTCAGGGGTCTCCAGAACACGCTGTCTGAAACCTCCAAGCTGCTATTTGAAAAGCTTCTGCCTTGTGGGGTCATCAAGTTTCGGTACATCTGGATCTGCTGGTTTGCTGCCTTAGCGATAGGAGGTGCCTACATTTCCTGTTCCAACCCAAAACTGAAACTCCCGACTCTCGAATCGTCGTCTGTCCAGGTCTTTAGATTGAGCCACCCCTTTGAGAGGTACGATTCCGAGTACTGCCACCAGTTCATGTTTGAGAGGTTGGAGCACGGAGAAGGGCAGCGTATGCCTGTCACGATAGTCTGGGGCATTCTTCCCGTGGATAATGGGGACCATTTCAATCCAAAAAGCAACGGCACCCTAGTGCCAGATGTCACCTTCACAATCCAAAACCCTGATGCCCAGAAGTGGCTCCTTGAATTCTGCCAAAAAGTGAAGAACAAAACTTTCTATTACCCCGACACAGAGCAGAAATCTACTGTGTGCTTCATGGAGGAGTTCCTCAGGTGGATGGACAGTCGCCAGTGCTCCCAGCGAGACCACAGCTTCAACCTTTGCTGTAACCAGTTCTCCTTCCCTTATGGAAGTGAAGTCTTCCTACACTGCATCAAAATGATGCTCCTGGAACaaggcagggaagaggcagaaacaTACGATCTGGGCCTCAGGTTTGACGGGGAGGGAAATCTCGCTGCCTTAGTGCTGCAGTTTCAAACTATTTATCACTACAGCTTCAACTACAGCAAAGCCAAACAATTCTACGAGGAAATCAACCTCTGGGtaacagaggaaatgaaaactgCCCCCATGGGGCTTCAGAATGGATGGTTTACCAGTAAATTAGAGCTATACAACCTCCAGCACAGTCTCAGCACAGAAACGATGGTGGTCATGGGGCTCTCCATAGCCATTTCCTTTGTGGTGCTGCTGCTCACTACGTGGAACGTTCTTCTTAGCGTCTTCTCTGTCACTGCCATCGCGGGCACTGTCCTGGTAACCGTTGGCCTTTTGGTCCTCTTGGAGTGGCAGCTCAACGCAGTGGAGTCTCTcttcatttcagctgcagtAGGTCTCTCCGTTGACTTTACCGTCAACTACTGCATCTCCTATCATCTGTGCCCCCATTCTGACCGCCTGAGCCGAGTGGCCTTTTCCCTGAAGCAGATGAGCTGTGCCACAGCCATGGCAGCTTCTGCTCTCTTCTCCGCAGGGGTCATTATGTTGCCTGCGACGGTCCTGGCGTATAGGAAGTTGGGGATATTCATCATGATGATCAAGTGTATCAGCTGTGGGTTTGCCAGCTTCTTCTTCCAGTCACTATGCTGCTTCTTCGGCCCAGAGAAGAACTGTGGACAGATCCTTTGGCCTTGTGCCCATACCATGAAAGACTATTCTGATGACTCCGGTCTGAACGGAAGCTTTGCCTGTGCGGGGAGTGAGAAGCAAAACCGGTTGCGGAAGGTCCAGGAGTCCAACACCGCAAACGAGCAATATGAGCTCCAGCCCTTGTCCAGAAAACTCAGCGACAGTTTTGACAACAGCACTTCCACAAGCAAGCTGTCCAACCGGCCATCAGTGCTCTCTGAAGACACACAAGTTGAAGACAACAGATGCGCCAGAATAGGAATGCACCCTTCCcttgaaagagagagacagaatcTACAGGAGACCCTTGGAGACCAGCAGGTTGGCCTGTGCCAGTGTCCTGCCTTGCAAACTTCCTCTCCGTACAAGCACAGCAGCTCAGGAGCAGAAATTCACAGGGAGAGACTCTGCCGAGATTGTCGATGTCGAAAGTACGGTCCAAAAGCTTGGGATGCGTCTGGGCTGGACCATATCCAGCCGGCTGGCATGAAAGAAGACGGGCAGCTCAATAAATCACAGTGCTCTAGTGACACTGCCCAGCAGCAGTCGGATTATACCTCAGACAGCAGCCATCTCCCTGCTGCTGACATCTACAAAATTCACAGATGCCTTTGTTCTCTTGGCAGCTCTTTTGACATGCTCAACATCTCCAGTGAGACGTCAATTAGTGATTTTGAGCAAGGCCTAAAGCTTGCTGAATCAGCCAGTTCTTGTCCTGATGGCTTAGAGCTGTCTGATTCGTACAGTCAAACAGAGAGAGGTTACTTGAACGGGAAGAGAGAGACCCTGCGGCTGGACCTGAGGGAGACTGTCTTTGATATCTCTCCAGCACCATCGCAGCAGAACAGCTCTTCATGGAAAAATCGATTTGGATTAGGGAGCGAAGGTCCGGTTGTGTTACCGAACAGCCAACCAGACATGCCTGATGTTTGGATCAAACGATCTAGCACACAAAGTTCTGGTTACAACAGTTGA